TTCAAGGTCGGcagacttattatttttttccggtcggcggactgggaaTCGAAAccaggaatcgaaatttaaacttttgaacgattctgggttagtcccggttccattgactgactcgctcggctatgctaacatttccggcggtgggcgctttttcgttggtgttcagcggcctcTTCTTCAAGGTCGGcagacttattatttttttccggccggcggaaactaggaatcgaaatgtaaacttttgaacgattctgggttagtcccggttccaatcgatacccaaccctacgtGCAACTAATGTTAAATGATTTATGCAATCAAAGGTACTCCCCAGTTCCCATGGACAAATCCAGACCATCGTGAGCCAGGCTCTTTCTGGAGTTGTATTTTTAATCTTTATATCGCTTTGCTGAAAGTTCACCATCATTCATATCCAGGATGGGGACAAGATGTAAACACAACATCCTCTCTGCCGTAACAACCACGGATGCGATCAGGATTGTACCGTCTGCATGATTCCTTACTCTGAGAACAACTTCTTTGTTGGGTATACTTCGATTAAAGCCATTGTGCCCAGAAGAGACACAAAGGCCACAAAGGTCTGAACGGCTCGCATGGCTTTGAACCATCTGGGGTAGGTGGGCAGCAGCGACAGGTCATAGTGAAGAGAGATCCCCAGTGCCATGATGACCATAATGGTTGCTGAAACCATGTTGTCGACCATCAACATGGCGGCCCAGGCCAGGAGCGGGGACATCACACTGTTGCTCAGGTTTATCCAGTCGGGTGTGGCAGGGCTGCTCTCGGGGAGAGCGAATCCCCAACGAGAGCCGCCCAGGAAGGAAACGATGGAGGCTCCGTAGGCCACCTGAGCGTAGACCAGCTCCGTGTGGCAGATCTCCATGACGCCCATGTAGAGAGTCGGGGCGACAAACGGGATCAGCCCGGCGAAGCCCAGCCAGAGAGCGGGCTTGGGACTCTTCCAGAAGTACTCCATGTCATAGCGCAGCAGGTCCAGCTCTTCGGGAGGGGGCTCGGGTTTTTCTCGCTTTTTCAGCCTCACCACAGAGGAATGGAAATATTGGTTCCTTGCAGTGATCTTTGGGATTACCCCGGTTCTCAGTGTTGGCCACCTGGAGGAGGATGCCCATTTTATATCTGGAGGGTCTGACCTGCCCGGATGAGTCGCTCCGGTAAGTAACAAGGTCTGACATTTATGTGAGGGTCTTGCCAGGTGCCACACCTAAGCAAAGGTACATCGCTGTCAAAATTCTCTTAAGCGCTAAAATAGACGATCACAGTAAGAAAAGCACACATTTGATTACCTTCTGGGCAGTTATGGTGCTTCTAAGTATCGTAGAGAACATCTGAAGAAAGATGGGAACATAAATCTTACTGGACTAAACAGTCAACAACGTACATTGTTCCGtttgacccgttcttccttcggtcaacgcccccagattgtttgatgacacataagctggttttaaatcaatcagagacagaggttactcattttgatattttataaccaaagcgccttgggagatcaatctagatacaacatttcaaagctcggtccaaattgatctaatcctaaaatggcagttttttccctcctcactcactctcacccgcccctcttcttctcctccctaccttggacagttgagataacagattgttatggcttcatccccacattccaaattcaaggtctatgtaaaaggctcacactttagctgttctaaaatctgactaagaaataaaaagacaaccaaatccaacaacagccgtggtcaaaagtttacatacacttgtaaagaacatcttgagtttccaatcatttctacaactttttttcTGGTGTAgtcattggagcacatacttgttgctcacaaaaaacattcatgaagtttgattcttttatgagtttattatggctctactgcagtgttaattttgttgacgacaAATGtttgtcatagttatcgtcaaataccttttttttctgactaaaacgagacaatccatccagccatccattttctaccgcttattccctttcggggtcgcgggggggcgctggcgcctatctcagctacaatcgggcggaaggcggggtacaccctggacaagtcgccacctcatcgcagggccaacacagatagacagacaacattcacacactagggaccattttagtgttgccaatcaacctatccccaggtgcatgtctttggaagtgggaggggcctatccccaggtgcatgtctttggaagtgggaggaagccggagtacccggagggaacccacgcattcacagggagaacatgcaaactccacacagaaagatcctgagcctggatttgaacccaggactgcaggaccttcgtattgtgaggcagacgcactaacccctctgccaccgtgaagccaaaatgTTTCTTTACAAAACGAAAAATGtttgtcatagttatcgtcaaataccttttttttctgactaaaacgagacaataactaaataaaaaataatgtacgTGAACTAAGACGATGACCAGGTGTATTGACAtgttcgtcaacgaataaaaacgagacaaaaatgtctgccagagacgagatccaatcggaactagggatgcaccaaaatgaaaatttgtggccgaagccaaataaaacttaaacgcttggccgaagaccgaataatgaatgcagtttttcacaattttttttatattgcataaatagcctagaataaatatttagacatgtttttcaaataaagtaattttttattcaatcaatcaatgtttatttatatagccccaaatcacaaatgtctcaaaggactgcacaaatcattacgactacaacatcctcggaagaacccacaaaagggcaaggaaaactcacacccagtgggcagggagaattcacatccagtgggacgccagtgacaatgctgactatgagaaaccttggagaggacctcagatgtgggcaacccccccccctctaggggaccgaaagcaatggatgtcgagcgggtctaacatgatactatgaaagttcaatccatagtggctccaacacagccgcgagagttcagttcaagcggatccaagacagcagcgagagtcccgtccacaggaaaccatcccaagcggaggcggatcagcagcgtagagatgtccccaaccgatacatgcgagcggtccatcctgggtcccgacgagcggtccatcctgggtctcgactctggactgccagtacttcatccatggtcatcggaccggaccccctccactgacattttttttaatattccagtagcctttgcttttcaaaaaagcacagtttttcatttatattaggccttcaaacaaaacatgcattccaaaaaaaaaaataaagtgcattaaagtggataaacccacaacaaatgaattattgtccttttggcaaaagtctgcttagccacagtagatatgctaataatgtaaacagaaggctcaagtaaatctcaattaagtgtgtgcttgtaacctcatacacttatacaggtagcctacacaacaggctaataatgtaaacagaaggctcaagtaaatctcaataagtgtgtgcttgtaacctcatacacttatacaggtagcctacacaacaggctaataatgtaaacagaggccccactaaatctcaataagtgtgtgcttgtaacctcatacacttatacaggtacacaacatatcccagcgtcaccgcgtcaaaaaattgcgtcacacgccactattcagccttgtttttaactcattccaccgaaggccgaatgtggctttttttgccatattcggccgaatatattcggttaccgattaatcggtgcatccctaatcggaactcatttcgttaggaagaggcgggaggagttgggaagagaaccaatcagagcgacgtggtaaggaagttacgtaaacgtagtttgcgtttgagactgacgtgcagaagacaacatgtcaacgccggggaggaagaggagagaggacatatggggacattttatatttgacgtcaaagatgacaagacgcagtgtaagaaatgcagcgtgaggattacggggaaaagcgcaacaaacttgaagcgacatttacagtccaatcaccccgaaatccacacacaggtaagcatgtTCCACGACATACAACTCACTctgttatcccgtttattacacggcttactcgtgaaatactaaatttcagacatgattttcattAAAAATACGACtagtatcggtgatttttccgctgttttgctttgactttcagaaattgaagggaaagttgaCATATTACCCTtcagtcgactaaatctactgtagttttcgtcgactataatcttatgatattttgtcaactaaaactagattaaaactaaaacaatttaaataactaaatcatgactaaaactaaatcaaattttgctgtcaaaattaacactgctctactgaaaatatgagggtcaaaagtatacaaacattcatgttaatatttgcttacatgtcctttggcaagtttcactgcaatacagcgcttttggtagccatccaaaagcttctgcttgaattttacagtgtagtttggatctgtaactggaGTACATTCCAAAACATCtttcctcattgagcaaaatttaactctgtctctgcatgattccttgcttcttgtctgtttaatagatgtcatcagtgtttgaacctgacactttggcaagtttcactgcaataaggcgcttttggtagccatctacaagcttctacttacatttttgaccactcctcttgacaaaattggtgcagttcagctaagtgTGTTgctttttctgacatggacttgtttcttcagcattgtccacacgtgtaagtcaggactttgggaaaaccattctaaaaccttcattctagcctgatttagccattcctttaccacttttgacgtgtgtttggggtcattgtcctgttggaacacccaatacGGTATGTATGCAGGAGGAGTAGTGACGGCACAGTTCCACAAGAGGGCGAAGTTGCActatgatttatatatatatatatatatatatacacacacatacatacatacattatatgtatgtatgtatgtgggttccctctgggtactccaggttcctcccacctcaccaatgtgagtgtgaatgttgtctgcctatcagTGTTTGACCTGCGAAGAGGTGGACTGGAATGAGTGGAGGAAACATTTCCTGTTGAACACCGCCACCAACCTGCAGGAGATTGTCCGCTATTGGAAACACACCACGGTAAGAAGACTAGCACTCCTACCATGtgtacatgtcctttggcaagtttcactgcaataaggcgcttttggtagccatctacaagcttctacttacatttttgaccactcctcttgacaaaattggtgcagttcagctaaatgtgttgctttttctgacatggacttgtttcttcagcattgtccacacgtttaagtcaggattttaggaaggccattctaaaaccttcattctagcctgatttagccattcctttaccacttttgaggtgtgttcggggtcattgtcctgttggaacacccaactgtgcccaagtcccaacctgatgattttagcttgtgcTGAAGAAttttcatttttcattgtcccatttactctcggtAAAGCACCAGTTGCCTGgaggtaggaatggtgttcctgggactaAAGGCCTCACCTTCCCCTTCAAACATCTTGCTGAgtattgattagattagattagatagtactttatttattccgtcaggaaaattaaaattttcagcacaatcccgttcaagatcaaacaaacattacagggagacagaacaggatcgctgacgggtctgccagctcctcttacaaaaaagatgagatacaggtaaacaatacagctacgaaaaaaaaagtaaaagaaacatatgcactgtggtggcctctgcggtgttccacgccatcacaGTGGATATGTCCCTTTTActttttgtggccaaacagctccatttttgtttcatatgACCACAGAACATTCCGCCAGAAGGttgtatctttgtccatgtggtgtcagataaaacaaaaatgtagctgtttggctacaatacccggcaatatgtttggaggagaaaaggtgaggcctttattaCCAGGAGCACCATgcttaccatcaagcatggtggtggtagtattatgctctgggcctgttttgctgctttacagagagtaaatgggacaataaaaaaggaggatgacctcaaaattcttcaggacaagctaaaatcatcagcccggaggttgggtcttgggcgcagttgggttttccaacaggacaatgacccccaaacacacctcaaaaggctgtcgagagcctgctgacgtactgcataacagtgtggtacgccagctgcactgagccagacaaacaggcgattcagagggtcataaagtctgcacaaaaaatcatcggctgtcccctgccctacatgaaggacttacacaactcccggTGCCTCAAcggagcaaaaaacattaccaaggacagcacacacccagGCTTCCACCTGtttgacttgctaccatcaggcaggcgctacaggtgcatcagagccagaacaaacaggctcagagacagcttctttcccaactctaatttaaaataataataatt
This genomic stretch from Nerophis ophidion isolate RoL-2023_Sa linkage group LG22, RoL_Noph_v1.0, whole genome shotgun sequence harbors:
- the LOC133540881 gene encoding transmembrane protein 69-like: MFSTILRSTITAQKVWHLARPSHKCQTLLLTGATHPGRSDPPDIKWASSSRWPTLRTGVIPKITARNQYFHSSVVRLKKREKPEPPPEELDLLRYDMEYFWKSPKPALWLGFAGLIPFVAPTLYMGVMEICHTELVYAQVAYGASIVSFLGGSRWGFALPESSPATPDWINLSNSVMSPLLAWAAMLMVDNMVSATIMVIMALGISLHYDLSLLPTYPRWFKAMRAVQTFVAFVSLLGTMALIEVYPTKKLFSE